The following proteins are encoded in a genomic region of Nicotiana sylvestris chromosome 4, ASM39365v2, whole genome shotgun sequence:
- the LOC104232743 gene encoding putative late blight resistance protein homolog R1A-3 has product MKNLRLMHLGTISYLPNPRRNSIRNKHMGMPNLEELFGLCSTSCTNKVFSGIPNLKRLIIHQTPVSTERRDNYFIDMSSLTKFEALKCFNYNLPCTIERFVFPTSLKRLSFDGCFSFPWADISTLVMLPNLEELKLKDYAVKGEVWRLRDEDKFESLKLLVFSGLYLERWEASSDSFPNLKRLVLKKCFLLKEIPIDFGEICTLESIELHNCSIAAEDSATIIEQEQADMGNNSLKVSIQCSRMRG; this is encoded by the exons ATGAAGAATTTGAGGCTTATGCATCTTGGGACTATCAGTTATTTACCAAATCCTAGAAGAAATAGTATCCGAAATAAGCATATGGGAATGCCAAATCTAGAGGAACTTTTTGGTCTGTGTTCTACAAGCTGTACAAATAAAGTCTTTTCTGGAATTCCAAATCTAAAGAGATTGATCATCCATCAAACTCCTGTAAGTACAGAGCGAAGGGACAATTACTTCATTGATATGTCCAGCTTGACAAAATTTGAAGCATTAAAGTGTTTCAACTACAATTTGCCATGCACCATCGAGAGGTTTGTTTTTCCAACATCACTTAAGAGGTTGTCTTTTGATGGCTGCTTTAGTTTTCCTTGGGCAGACATATCAACTCTTGTCATGTTGCCAAATCTTGAAGAGCTCAAACTTAAAGATTATGCAGTCAAAGGTGAAGTATGGAGATTGCGTGATGAAGACAAATTCGAAAGCTTGAAGTTGTTGGTATTTAGCGGCCTATATCTTGAGCGTTGGGAAGCTAGCAGTGATAGCTTTCCAAATCTAAAACGCCTTGTTCTGAAGAAATGCTTCTTGCTGAAAGAAATTCCAATAGATTTTGGGGAAATTTGTACTTTGGAGTCAATTGAATTACATAATTGCAGCATTGCTGCTGAGGATTCTGCAACAATAATTGAACAAGAACAAGCGGACATGGGAAATAATAGCCTTAAGGTCTCCATCCAATGCAGTCGCATGA GGGGCTGA